A genomic stretch from Corynebacterium sp. 21KM1197 includes:
- a CDS encoding long-chain fatty-acid--CoA ligase codes for MQSTMQDIPLSLASILTYGATVHGDTRVTTWESGNSSYSTFAEVGARAAALAHALHDDLGITGDQRVGTFMDNCTEHLETILAVPAMGAVLTPLNKNLMDSQIQHMIRHAEVEVIVADPRLAEQLRGIVESCPSVRAVLFTGPGSLPQVHFPDAIGMHSYEALLDGRSTVYEWPTLDENTAAALCYSTGTTGPAKPVAYSHRSMYLMAMELRTTDSFAITEGESFLCCVPIFHVLSWGVPYAAFMAGAPLIFPGADLSPTTLADLIATTHPRVAHGVPTVWIQLIVHYLHHPPERMSLVEIYVGGSPAPPILIRMWEERYGVDVIHVWGMTETSTVGTVSRPPAGVSGEARWTYRISQGRFPASLEYRVVNDGKVVSATDRNQGEIQVRGNLVAARYADSTGEQPPEQFTADGWLRTGDVGSVTSDGYLTIHDRARDVIRSGGEWIYSALLENLVMEAPEVVEAAVIGYPDKKWGERPLVVTVLHGSFEPTAETAIMLRERLRASIPHWMLPEYWTFVENIDKTSVNKFDKKDLRKHLAAGEYEVIALPGPGEKAAAT; via the coding sequence ATGCAGTCCACGATGCAGGACATTCCGCTGTCCCTCGCCAGCATTCTCACCTACGGGGCCACCGTTCACGGTGATACCCGGGTGACCACCTGGGAGAGCGGAAACAGCAGCTACAGCACCTTCGCGGAGGTCGGCGCGCGCGCCGCCGCCCTCGCCCACGCCCTCCACGATGACCTCGGGATCACCGGCGATCAGCGCGTGGGCACGTTCATGGATAACTGCACCGAGCACCTGGAAACCATCCTGGCGGTGCCCGCGATGGGGGCCGTGCTCACCCCGCTGAATAAGAACCTCATGGATTCCCAGATTCAGCACATGATCCGCCACGCCGAGGTGGAGGTGATCGTGGCCGATCCCCGCCTGGCCGAGCAACTGCGCGGCATCGTGGAATCCTGCCCGAGCGTGCGCGCGGTGCTTTTCACCGGGCCGGGCTCCCTGCCGCAGGTACACTTCCCCGATGCCATCGGCATGCACTCCTACGAGGCGCTTCTCGACGGCCGCTCCACCGTCTACGAGTGGCCCACCCTCGACGAAAATACCGCCGCCGCCCTGTGCTACTCCACCGGCACCACCGGCCCGGCCAAGCCCGTGGCCTACTCCCACCGCTCCATGTACCTCATGGCGATGGAACTGCGCACCACGGATTCCTTTGCCATCACCGAGGGGGAGTCCTTCCTATGCTGCGTGCCCATCTTCCACGTGCTCAGTTGGGGCGTACCCTACGCCGCCTTCATGGCCGGCGCGCCGCTGATCTTCCCCGGCGCCGATCTCTCCCCCACCACGCTGGCCGATCTCATCGCCACCACACACCCGCGCGTGGCCCACGGCGTGCCCACGGTGTGGATACAACTCATCGTGCATTATCTGCACCACCCCCCGGAGCGCATGTCCCTGGTGGAGATCTACGTGGGCGGCTCCCCCGCCCCGCCCATTCTCATCCGCATGTGGGAGGAGCGCTACGGCGTGGACGTGATCCACGTGTGGGGCATGACGGAGACCTCCACCGTGGGCACGGTATCGCGCCCCCCGGCCGGGGTATCCGGCGAGGCCCGCTGGACGTATCGCATCAGCCAGGGCCGCTTCCCCGCCTCCCTGGAATATCGCGTGGTCAATGACGGCAAGGTGGTCTCCGCCACCGACCGCAACCAGGGTGAGATCCAGGTGCGCGGCAACCTGGTGGCCGCCCGCTACGCCGATTCCACCGGGGAACAACCCCCGGAGCAGTTCACCGCCGATGGCTGGCTGCGCACCGGCGACGTCGGCTCCGTGACCTCGGATGGGTACCTCACCATTCACGACCGCGCCCGGGACGTGATCCGCTCCGGCGGCGAGTGGATCTACTCCGCCCTCCTGGAAAACCTGGTGATGGAGGCCCCCGAGGTGGTGGAGGCCGCCGTGATCGGCTACCCGGATAAGAAGTGGGGGGAACGCCCCCTGGTGGTCACGGTGCTGCACGGTTCCTTCGAGCCCACCGCCGAGACCGCGATCATGCTGCGGGAGCGCCTGCGCGCCTCCATTCCACACTGGATGCTCCCGGAATACTGGACCTTCGTGGAGAACATCGACAAGACCTCGGTGAATAAGTTTGATAAGAAAGACCTACGTAAGCACCTTGCCGCGGGAGAATACGAGGTCATTGCCCTGCCCGGCCCCGGAGAGAAAGCGGCGGCCACCTAA